The following coding sequences are from one Campylobacter sp. RM16187 window:
- the plsX gene encoding phosphate acyltransferase PlsX: MTSICIDAMGGDFGPKPIIEGVVEALETVKFSAVLAGKEEVLKPLVPSHLQKYISYIEATETISMSDGATNALKKKDSTIYKAIELLKNKEVKAVVSAGHSGATMSLATLRVGRIQNVLRPAIATLMPNVLGKKTLVMDVGANVDCKAEHLFQFAIMGEAYVKEILKIKNPKIGLLSNGEEESKGNEVTKEAFSLMSKLDCFVGNVEGNQIFDGSVDVVICDGFVGNILLKTSEGVADAITKIIKKHVKKSPIAIAGSLLMKKVFKTLKQQVDYDEYGGAPLLGVDGCVIISHGKSNAKAIKNAIFQALNFADSDINKVIKDELLSFAR, translated from the coding sequence ATGACAAGCATTTGCATTGATGCAATGGGCGGGGACTTTGGTCCTAAACCAATAATAGAGGGTGTTGTAGAGGCTTTAGAAACTGTTAAATTTAGTGCTGTTTTGGCAGGAAAAGAAGAAGTTTTAAAACCTCTAGTACCATCTCATCTACAAAAATACATAAGCTACATAGAAGCAACCGAAACAATATCAATGTCTGATGGTGCCACAAATGCACTAAAGAAAAAAGATAGCACAATATATAAGGCTATAGAACTCCTAAAAAACAAAGAAGTTAAAGCCGTAGTTTCGGCAGGTCATAGCGGTGCCACAATGAGTCTGGCTACTCTTAGAGTAGGCAGAATTCAAAACGTATTGCGCCCTGCGATTGCTACGCTTATGCCAAATGTTTTGGGCAAAAAAACTCTTGTAATGGATGTCGGAGCCAACGTAGATTGTAAAGCGGAACATCTTTTTCAGTTTGCAATCATGGGTGAAGCTTACGTAAAAGAAATTCTTAAAATAAAAAACCCAAAAATAGGACTTCTTTCAAACGGCGAGGAAGAAAGTAAGGGTAATGAGGTTACAAAAGAAGCCTTTAGCCTAATGTCTAAATTAGATTGCTTTGTAGGCAATGTCGAAGGCAATCAAATTTTTGACGGAAGCGTAGATGTAGTAATATGCGATGGCTTTGTAGGAAATATTTTGCTTAAAACAAGCGAGGGTGTAGCTGACGCTATAACAAAAATAATAAAAAAACATGTTAAAAAATCCCCTATAGCAATAGCCGGCTCACTTCTAATGAAAAAGGTTTTTAAAACTTTAAAACAACAAGTCGATTATGATGAATACGGAGGAGCCCCGCTACTTGGTGTAGATGGTTGCGTAATCATAAGCCATGGCAAAAGCAATGCAAAAGCTATAAAAAATGCTATATTTCAAGCTCTAAACTTTGCAGATTCAGATATAAATAAAGTTATCAAAGACGAGCTTTTAAGCTTTGCAAGGTAA
- the rpmF gene encoding 50S ribosomal protein L32, with amino-acid sequence MAVPKRRVSHTRAAKRRTHYKVTLPIPVKDKDGSWKMPHRVNKTTGEY; translated from the coding sequence ATGGCAGTACCTAAGAGAAGAGTGAGTCATACACGTGCAGCAAAACGTAGAACACACTATAAAGTAACACTTCCTATACCTGTTAAAGATAAAGACGGTTCATGGAAAATGCCTCATCGTGTAAATAAAACAACCGGTGAGTACTAA
- a CDS encoding DUF177 domain-containing protein, protein MKIAFAKIANNQIPFDIKRENLSFSGNLKRVNSDLVECKALISGNMSHNCDRCGEDIILSPKENLNLLISDGIYKDSEEKLEDVIEFFDGYIDLEEILSSEIEAFKSDYFYCKNCENL, encoded by the coding sequence TTGAAAATAGCATTTGCAAAAATTGCAAACAATCAAATTCCGTTTGATATAAAAAGAGAAAATCTTAGCTTTAGCGGAAATTTAAAAAGAGTAAATTCCGATCTAGTAGAGTGTAAAGCTCTAATAAGTGGCAATATGAGCCACAACTGCGATAGATGTGGCGAAGATATAATACTAAGTCCAAAAGAGAATTTAAATCTACTTATAAGTGATGGGATTTATAAAGATAGCGAAGAAAAACTTGAAGATGTTATCGAATTTTTCGACGGATATATAGATTTAGAAGAGATATTATCAAGTGAAATAGAGGCTTTTAAAAGCGACTATTTCTACTGTAAAAATTGTGAAAATTTATAA
- the ndk gene encoding nucleoside-diphosphate kinase: MQRTLSIIKPDAVKKGVIGKIVDRFESNGLRIAAMKKIRLSKCDAKKFYAVHSERPFFNDLVEFMTSGPVVVMVLEGENAVAKNRELMGATNPKEAAPGTIRADFAENIDANAVHGSDSLENAKIEIEFFFASRDIC; the protein is encoded by the coding sequence ATGCAAAGAACACTTTCTATCATAAAGCCTGATGCTGTAAAAAAAGGCGTAATCGGTAAAATAGTAGATAGATTTGAAAGCAACGGACTTAGAATAGCTGCTATGAAAAAAATTAGACTGAGCAAATGCGATGCTAAGAAATTTTATGCAGTTCATTCAGAGAGACCATTTTTCAATGATTTGGTTGAATTTATGACTAGCGGACCAGTTGTTGTTATGGTTCTTGAGGGAGAAAATGCGGTAGCTAAAAATAGAGAGCTAATGGGCGCAACAAATCCTAAAGAAGCCGCTCCTGGAACTATTAGAGCCGATTTTGCAGAAAATATTGATGCAAATGCGGTCCATGGAAGCGACAGTCTAGAAAATGCAAAAATAGAAATTGAATTTTTCTTTGCATCCAGAGATATCTGCTAA
- a CDS encoding DUF362 domain-containing protein, whose amino-acid sequence MSVKITDICISCGSCIDECPVEAIVDDSDNPTREDIYYVYADKCVECVGHNDEPACASACPTDGCIVWDMPYEGQPSRSEIGADMRKGETAVIA is encoded by the coding sequence ATGTCAGTAAAAATTACAGATATTTGTATCAGTTGCGGATCGTGTATAGACGAATGTCCGGTAGAAGCCATAGTGGATGATAGCGATAATCCAACCAGAGAAGATATATACTATGTATACGCAGATAAATGCGTAGAATGCGTAGGACACAATGACGAGCCAGCCTGTGCATCAGCCTGTCCGACCGACGGCTGTATCGTATGGGATATGCCTTACGAAGGCCAGCCGTCACGCAGTGAAATTGGCGCAGACATGAGAAAGGGCGAAACTGCTGTTATAGCTTAA
- a CDS encoding peroxiredoxin — MIVTKKAPDFTAAAVLGNNQIVNDFNLYKNIGEKGAVVFFYPMDFTFVCPSEIIAFDKRYDEFKARGIEVIAVSCDNQFSHFAWKETPVSKGGIGQVRFPIVADMTKEIARGFDVLIDEAGVALRGSFLLDKDGTVRHAVVNDLPLGRNIDEMIRMVDTMIFTNEHGEVCPAGWNRGDKGMKADTAGVADYLAHNADKL; from the coding sequence ATGATAGTAACAAAAAAAGCACCTGATTTTACAGCTGCAGCAGTTTTAGGTAATAATCAAATCGTAAATGATTTTAACCTATATAAAAATATTGGCGAAAAAGGCGCTGTAGTATTTTTCTATCCAATGGATTTTACCTTTGTTTGCCCAAGTGAGATAATAGCATTTGATAAGAGATATGATGAGTTTAAAGCTCGTGGTATAGAGGTTATAGCTGTATCTTGCGATAATCAATTCTCCCATTTTGCATGGAAAGAGACTCCAGTAAGCAAAGGCGGAATAGGTCAAGTTCGCTTCCCTATAGTAGCTGATATGACAAAAGAGATTGCACGCGGATTTGACGTGTTAATTGATGAGGCCGGTGTTGCACTGCGCGGATCTTTCTTATTGGATAAAGACGGCACGGTTCGCCATGCAGTAGTAAATGACCTGCCTCTTGGAAGAAATATAGACGAGATGATAAGAATGGTTGATACTATGATATTTACAAACGAGCATGGCGAGGTTTGCCCAGCAGGATGGAATAGGGGTGATAAGGGTATGAAAGCTGATACGGCTGGAGTAGCTGACTATCTAGCGCACAATGCAGATAAACTATAA
- a CDS encoding PilZ domain-containing protein yields MNKDLHFSFIGGKAIILERAIDVFEKIINKNHSVHFLNLYNGVKVECFGKVLSIENEYVVCEVNLMQILAMKEERNAYIVQDEYFAKNIVADIVSVDIANSTVTLKNFTYANNLHANLRKFQRVYPNRYTKVILSDENGEIQGNLYDISEGGIGVISTNCGTFRSGGVIKAKFVLEIPATKEIKDIEVDLKLIVELVYRGAVRYCCQIIEGQDIQETINQFTKERVKDTVKELKEQLSLYQ; encoded by the coding sequence ATGAACAAAGATCTACATTTTAGTTTCATTGGCGGCAAAGCCATAATACTTGAAAGAGCGATTGATGTTTTTGAAAAAATTATTAACAAAAATCACTCTGTGCATTTTTTAAATTTATATAATGGTGTAAAAGTAGAGTGTTTCGGTAAAGTTTTGTCCATTGAAAATGAGTATGTCGTATGCGAAGTTAATCTTATGCAGATTTTGGCTATGAAAGAGGAGAGAAATGCCTATATAGTGCAAGATGAGTATTTTGCAAAAAATATAGTAGCTGATATAGTTTCTGTAGATATAGCAAATTCTACTGTAACTTTAAAAAATTTCACATACGCAAATAACCTGCATGCAAATTTAAGAAAATTCCAAAGAGTCTATCCAAATCGCTATACCAAAGTTATTCTAAGTGATGAAAATGGAGAAATTCAGGGGAATTTATATGATATTTCAGAGGGCGGAATAGGAGTAATTAGCACAAATTGCGGCACATTTAGAAGCGGAGGTGTTATAAAAGCCAAATTTGTCCTAGAAATTCCTGCAACCAAAGAGATAAAAGATATAGAAGTGGATTTAAAACTGATAGTAGAGCTTGTTTATAGGGGTGCCGTAAGGTACTGTTGTCAAATTATAGAAGGGCAAGATATTCAAGAAACTATAAATCAATTTACTAAAGAGCGTGTAAAAGATACTGTAAAAGAGCTAAAAGAGCAACTAAGTCTATACCAATAA
- a CDS encoding ATP-binding protein, with translation MKSIQENLKLFYIGLKNKEPFLYKNKDLTTHAAIIGMTGSGKTGLGIGILEEACIDNIPSFIIDPKGDMTNLLLAFDEMKADDFLPYMDENEAQNKGLSRSQLAQKEAEAWKNGIENSFQSLDRIRLFKDSAEFKIYTPKSSSGLSVALLGDFICPNIENEEEISEYISSLTSSVLSLIGIDIDINSKEHLLISNIFVNKFGLKEDLSLEELIGFIAEPPFNKIGVFDIEKFYPSSERMKLAVKLNTILASPDFRAWLNGERLEISKMLFTKEGKAKCNIFTISHLNDSERMFFVTLLLNEIIAWMRKTEGTSSLRAILYMDEIFGFFPPNGNPPSKTPMLTLLKQARAHGLGVILSTQNPVDLDYKGLSNIGTWFIGRLQTAQDKARVIDGMTGIQGSSMDKNEIENLISNLAKRNFLLKNIHEDGLNVISTRWALSYLKGPLSREQISNLMRDKKTYLNIKNTKSEISSNNPKPILSQTIDQIYDLSLEDEANGYLYAKAKVRFCDVKKRVDFTKDLNLLYRLEEDCSDIDWSEASEDVQIHISSEPKGKISYMPLPAKITGVKDFKEITKKFKEYIYRNVKLTLYSSLGLNSNPNESKEEFFIRLSDRCNEVLELETAKLNEKFTKERVKLEEKLGKAILKLEKEQRDVKNKGLEAAISVGASLIGAIFGRNLLSRTNLGKVASGAKSANRVLKERDDVKLGEQAVADIETQIEELMAKFENEASELKLKNDIQNITIAEIEISPKNSDIYGEKVYLLWK, from the coding sequence ATGAAATCTATACAAGAGAATTTAAAATTATTTTATATAGGACTAAAGAACAAAGAGCCGTTTTTGTATAAAAATAAGGATCTAACAACACATGCTGCTATTATAGGAATGACTGGTAGCGGGAAAACGGGTCTTGGTATAGGTATTTTAGAAGAGGCTTGCATAGACAATATCCCATCTTTTATCATAGACCCCAAGGGTGATATGACGAATTTGCTTTTAGCCTTTGATGAGATGAAGGCGGATGATTTTTTGCCATATATGGATGAAAATGAGGCGCAAAACAAAGGCTTAAGCAGATCCCAGTTGGCTCAAAAAGAGGCTGAAGCATGGAAAAACGGAATAGAAAATTCATTTCAAAGCTTAGATAGAATTAGGCTTTTTAAAGATAGTGCGGAGTTTAAAATTTATACTCCAAAAAGCTCTTCTGGTCTTAGCGTTGCTCTTCTTGGGGATTTTATATGTCCAAATATAGAGAATGAGGAGGAAATTTCTGAGTATATAAGCTCGCTCACTAGCTCGGTTTTGTCACTAATTGGTATAGATATAGATATAAATTCAAAAGAGCATCTTTTAATATCAAATATTTTTGTGAATAAATTCGGATTAAAAGAGGATCTTAGTTTAGAAGAACTCATTGGCTTCATAGCTGAGCCGCCGTTTAATAAAATTGGTGTTTTTGATATTGAGAAATTTTATCCCTCTAGCGAGAGAATGAAGCTTGCCGTTAAGCTTAATACTATTTTGGCAAGCCCTGATTTTCGTGCTTGGTTAAATGGAGAGAGACTTGAAATTTCAAAGATGCTCTTTACAAAAGAGGGTAAAGCAAAATGTAATATTTTTACTATTTCTCACTTAAATGATAGTGAAAGAATGTTTTTTGTCACGCTTTTATTAAACGAGATAATTGCTTGGATGAGAAAAACAGAGGGAACAAGCTCGCTTAGGGCGATTTTATATATGGATGAAATTTTTGGATTTTTCCCGCCAAACGGTAACCCACCCTCGAAAACTCCAATGCTAACTCTTTTAAAACAGGCTCGTGCTCATGGGCTTGGAGTAATTTTAAGCACACAAAATCCGGTAGATCTTGACTATAAAGGACTTAGTAATATCGGCACTTGGTTTATTGGCAGGCTTCAAACCGCCCAAGATAAGGCCAGGGTAATAGATGGAATGACCGGGATTCAAGGCTCATCTATGGATAAAAACGAGATAGAAAATTTAATCTCAAATTTAGCTAAACGAAATTTCTTACTTAAAAATATCCACGAGGACGGACTTAATGTAATCTCTACAAGATGGGCTCTTAGCTATCTAAAAGGACCTTTAAGTAGAGAGCAAATTTCAAATTTGATGAGAGATAAGAAGACCTATTTGAATATTAAAAATACAAAAAGTGAAATTTCAAGCAATAATCCAAAACCAATTTTATCTCAAACAATAGATCAAATTTATGATTTAAGCCTAGAGGATGAGGCTAACGGTTATTTATACGCTAAAGCTAAAGTTAGGTTTTGCGATGTCAAAAAGAGAGTCGATTTTACAAAAGATCTAAATTTGTTATATAGGTTAGAAGAGGATTGTTCTGATATAGATTGGAGTGAAGCTAGCGAGGATGTGCAAATTCACATATCTAGTGAACCAAAAGGAAAAATTTCTTATATGCCGCTTCCTGCTAAAATAACCGGAGTTAAGGATTTTAAAGAGATTACTAAAAAATTTAAAGAGTATATCTACCGAAATGTAAAACTAACTCTTTATAGCTCACTTGGGTTAAATTCAAATCCAAACGAAAGTAAAGAAGAGTTTTTTATACGTTTAAGCGATAGGTGTAATGAAGTTTTAGAACTAGAAACAGCAAAGCTTAATGAAAAATTTACAAAAGAGAGAGTAAAGCTTGAGGAAAAATTAGGCAAAGCTATCTTAAAACTTGAAAAAGAGCAAAGGGATGTGAAAAATAAAGGCCTTGAAGCCGCGATATCCGTAGGAGCTAGCCTGATCGGAGCTATTTTTGGTAGAAATTTATTAAGTAGAACAAATTTAGGCAAGGTTGCAAGTGGCGCAAAATCTGCGAATAGAGTATTAAAAGAGCGCGATGATGTAAAGCTTGGCGAGCAGGCTGTGGCTGATATAGAGACTCAAATAGAGGAGCTTATGGCTAAATTTGAAAATGAAGCCAGTGAGCTAAAATTAAAAAATGATATACAAAATATCACTATAGCTGAAATTGAAATATCGCCTAAAAATAGTGATATATATGGTGAGAAAGTCTATCTTTTGTGGAAATAA
- the plsY gene encoding glycerol-3-phosphate 1-O-acyltransferase PlsY: MNENIIAYALAYLLGGIPFGLILGKFFANVNIQNEGSKSIGATNVLRVLKEKDPKLAKKIAILTVVCDVLKGVLPILIAKFIGLSPATLWAMAVFSVIGHCYSPFLKFEGGKGVATGAGVLMIFLPIEIIVALVVWFIIGKVLKISSLASLVALFAFIISSFIIHPQIPDIDSHAPILIIAFIVFYKHIPNIKRLISGQESKVI; the protein is encoded by the coding sequence ATGAACGAAAACATTATAGCTTATGCCTTAGCTTACCTTCTGGGCGGGATTCCATTTGGATTAATACTTGGTAAATTTTTTGCTAACGTAAATATACAAAATGAGGGTAGTAAAAGCATTGGCGCTACGAATGTTTTGCGTGTATTAAAAGAAAAAGATCCAAAGCTTGCTAAAAAGATAGCTATATTAACCGTAGTTTGCGATGTTCTAAAAGGTGTTTTGCCTATCTTGATAGCTAAATTTATAGGGCTTAGCCCTGCTACCCTTTGGGCTATGGCTGTTTTTTCAGTTATCGGCCACTGCTATTCACCATTTTTAAAATTTGAAGGCGGTAAAGGGGTGGCAACTGGAGCCGGTGTTTTGATGATATTTTTGCCTATTGAGATTATAGTAGCTCTTGTTGTCTGGTTTATAATCGGAAAAGTGCTAAAAATCAGCTCTTTGGCATCTTTAGTAGCACTTTTTGCGTTCATTATCTCATCTTTTATAATTCATCCGCAAATCCCTGATATCGACTCTCACGCCCCTATATTAATAATAGCTTTTATCGTATTTTATAAGCATATTCCAAATATCAAAAGATTGATTAGCGGGCAAGAGAGTAAGGTGATATGA
- a CDS encoding dihydroneopterin aldolase gives MITTLIKDYEFETIIGLLEFERIRSQKVRINVEFQSSDFIDYVEVINFIESIYNEHKFKTVENSLEVCSKSLKDKFGSLTLLKMEILKIEILDNALVGARFESKY, from the coding sequence ATGATAACTACGCTCATCAAAGATTATGAGTTTGAAACCATTATAGGTCTGCTCGAATTTGAGCGCATAAGATCTCAGAAAGTGCGTATAAATGTAGAATTTCAAAGCAGTGACTTTATAGACTATGTTGAGGTGATAAATTTTATAGAGTCTATTTACAATGAGCATAAATTTAAAACAGTTGAAAATTCGCTTGAAGTCTGCTCTAAAAGTCTAAAAGACAAATTTGGCTCTCTAACTTTACTTAAGATGGAAATTTTAAAAATCGAGATTCTTGATAATGCCTTGGTGGGAGCAAGGTTCGAGAGTAAATATTAA
- the hsrA gene encoding homeostatic response regulator transcription factor HsrA gives MRILIVEDEVTLNKTIAEGLQEFGYQTDSSENFKDAEYYIGIRNYDLVLTDWMLPDGDGVDLISVIKNKSPRTAVVVLSAKDDKDSEVKAFRVGADDYIKKPFDFDVLVARIEARLRFGGTNVIKIDDLIIDPDEEKITYLGQDIELKGKPFEVLTHLARHSDQIVSKEQLLDAIWEEPELVTPNVIEVAINQIRQKMDKPLNISTIETVRRRGYRFCFPKKA, from the coding sequence ATGAGAATTTTAATAGTAGAAGACGAAGTAACGTTAAATAAAACGATTGCCGAAGGCTTACAAGAATTTGGATACCAGACCGATAGCTCTGAAAATTTTAAGGATGCCGAATACTATATAGGTATCAGAAATTACGATCTTGTGCTTACAGATTGGATGTTGCCTGATGGAGATGGTGTTGATCTCATCAGTGTTATTAAAAATAAATCTCCAAGAACCGCTGTTGTAGTGCTATCTGCAAAAGATGACAAGGATAGCGAAGTTAAGGCGTTTAGAGTAGGTGCGGATGATTACATTAAAAAGCCTTTCGATTTTGACGTATTGGTAGCAAGAATCGAAGCAAGATTGAGATTTGGCGGAACTAATGTTATTAAGATTGATGATCTTATAATAGATCCGGATGAAGAGAAGATCACATATCTTGGACAAGATATTGAGCTAAAAGGCAAGCCTTTCGAAGTATTAACTCACCTTGCTCGTCACTCTGATCAGATAGTTTCTAAAGAGCAGTTGCTGGATGCCATCTGGGAAGAACCTGAGCTTGTTACTCCAAATGTAATCGAGGTAGCAATCAATCAAATACGCCAAAAAATGGATAAACCACTCAATATATCTACAATCGAAACCGTTAGAAGACGCGGATATAGATTTTGCTTTCCAAAAAAAGCTTAA
- a CDS encoding HAMP domain-containing sensor histidine kinase, whose product MLIVIISVMLYHYIKVTIYEGISQSLMYEAKILSTSSNLSQKRGSFEYGTLDGSTTTVNIITKTSKSKNPYFVNEKVGNKTYLKLYFPYIESSYITLTKETTIQSKLIDQILVDIMIVNATAIFLVLFYALFLSRMLLVPIKILSSKLSKLNERFLKEVSIDELPDEFTPLGKSINRLIGRIQTFVLYQKELFVGVAHELKTPLAVMKTKNEVTLLKPRDSEKYIEALKNNNEEINGMNKMIGSILEIGRQEGAQFEEAVQIDIIEFLNKMANNFKILARGDDKDIEINLSPKTLKMTLQPTLLTHIIQNFVQNAIKFSPQKSTITIVSRLKDEEFVVEVIDEGIGIDESKDLFAPFKRFGNKSGAGLGLFLAKGAAQALGGSVSIKNRADGAKGAVSSLVLPILRNIKK is encoded by the coding sequence ATGCTAATTGTCATCATCTCTGTGATGCTATATCACTACATCAAGGTAACTATCTATGAGGGTATTTCTCAATCTTTGATGTATGAGGCCAAAATTCTCTCGACAAGTTCAAATTTAAGCCAAAAAAGGGGTAGTTTTGAATACGGTACTCTTGATGGAAGTACAACTACAGTAAATATAATAACAAAAACTTCAAAGTCCAAAAACCCATATTTTGTAAATGAAAAAGTTGGAAATAAAACCTACTTGAAGCTATATTTTCCATATATAGAAAGTTCATACATAACTCTTACTAAAGAGACTACTATACAAAGTAAGCTTATAGATCAAATTTTAGTAGATATTATGATAGTAAATGCAACGGCTATATTTTTAGTGCTTTTTTACGCGTTATTTTTATCAAGAATGTTGCTTGTTCCTATTAAAATTTTAAGCTCAAAACTTAGTAAATTAAACGAAAGATTTTTAAAAGAAGTTAGTATAGATGAGCTGCCCGATGAATTTACTCCGCTTGGCAAGAGTATCAACCGCCTAATAGGTAGAATACAGACCTTTGTGTTGTACCAAAAGGAGCTTTTTGTCGGTGTTGCACATGAGCTAAAAACACCTCTTGCTGTGATGAAAACTAAAAATGAAGTGACTTTATTAAAACCTAGAGATAGTGAAAAGTATATAGAGGCTCTTAAAAACAACAACGAAGAGATAAACGGTATGAATAAGATGATAGGATCTATCCTTGAAATAGGGCGTCAGGAGGGGGCTCAGTTTGAAGAGGCGGTCCAGATAGATATTATAGAATTTTTGAATAAAATGGCTAATAATTTTAAAATTTTGGCTCGTGGTGACGATAAGGATATTGAGATAAATTTATCTCCTAAAACTCTTAAAATGACCTTGCAACCTACCTTGCTAACACATATTATTCAAAATTTCGTTCAAAATGCAATCAAATTTTCCCCTCAAAAATCTACAATCACGATAGTTTCAAGATTAAAAGATGAAGAATTTGTTGTAGAAGTAATTGATGAAGGTATAGGTATAGATGAGAGCAAAGATCTTTTTGCTCCGTTTAAACGATTCGGAAATAAAAGCGGTGCGGGTCTCGGGCTATTTTTAGCTAAAGGTGCGGCCCAAGCTCTAGGCGGAAGCGTTAGTATAAAAAATAGAGCTGACGGAGCAAAAGGAGCGGTTTCTTCGCTTGTTTTACCAATATTAAGAAATATAAAAAAATAA
- a CDS encoding Ppx/GppA phosphatase family protein, translated as MAKRTAVIDLGSNSMRMAIFERTSRYAFYILGEFKMKVRLGESAYENGGAISKKSMQKAYEAFCEFKSIAKAYKCNKIFCMGTSALRDAPNSNELISLIRRNLGLNLKVVKGIDEASLGGIAALNLLEPMSEFITIDIGGGSTELAMIKDAKIVDAVSLDVGTVRLKELFFDKKNLKGLNDFMKEILKDLPKNFKSKNIVTIGGSLRAISSAIMQAQNYPLRSVHNFSYKFESQKEFIQNLTKASVLDLDKFYIKKDRFDTIREGAYIFLSVVNSLKCEHVYTSGVGFREGVYLSDILRPSKKFPPNFNTSVRSLQDRFLLNNNKMVVKYAKDAFVTLKPLHGIDDKFIYELETAARLHNLGQCLGFYGEHINSANFVINALNYGFSHRQKALIATIVGLNGKKTLGEFEKFRDLLPEEDIVKWLSFILNFAKILDINCTHKKLKFELKSQMLEISGAKEQFMTKENIKKIAKPATFAISFVS; from the coding sequence ATGGCAAAACGAACAGCTGTTATAGATCTTGGGTCAAATTCTATGAGAATGGCCATATTTGAGAGAACCTCAAGATATGCGTTTTATATACTGGGCGAATTTAAGATGAAGGTTAGGCTCGGTGAAAGTGCCTATGAAAATGGCGGCGCAATAAGTAAAAAATCAATGCAAAAAGCTTATGAGGCATTTTGTGAATTTAAAAGCATAGCTAAAGCGTATAAGTGTAATAAGATATTTTGTATGGGTACTTCAGCCCTTAGAGACGCTCCCAATTCAAATGAACTAATAAGCCTGATTAGACGAAATTTGGGACTTAATTTAAAAGTTGTAAAAGGGATTGATGAGGCTAGCTTGGGCGGGATTGCGGCTTTAAATTTGCTTGAGCCTATGAGCGAGTTTATTACGATTGATATAGGTGGAGGCTCGACTGAACTTGCTATGATTAAAGACGCAAAAATAGTAGATGCCGTTTCTCTTGATGTAGGCACGGTAAGACTAAAAGAGCTATTTTTCGATAAGAAAAATTTAAAAGGTCTTAATGATTTTATGAAAGAAATTTTAAAAGATCTGCCAAAAAACTTTAAAAGCAAAAATATAGTGACAATAGGTGGAAGCTTAAGAGCTATATCAAGCGCTATTATGCAAGCGCAAAACTATCCTTTAAGATCGGTTCATAACTTTAGCTATAAATTTGAATCGCAAAAGGAATTTATACAAAATTTAACCAAAGCAAGCGTGCTTGATCTCGATAAATTTTATATTAAAAAAGATCGTTTTGATACCATTAGGGAGGGTGCTTATATATTTTTAAGTGTGGTAAATAGCTTAAAATGTGAGCATGTGTATACAAGTGGTGTAGGATTTAGAGAGGGTGTCTACCTAAGCGATATATTGCGCCCTAGTAAGAAATTTCCACCAAATTTTAATACTAGCGTAAGAAGTTTGCAAGATAGATTTTTGCTAAATAACAACAAAATGGTCGTAAAATATGCAAAAGATGCTTTTGTAACGCTTAAACCGCTTCACGGAATCGATGATAAGTTTATATATGAACTTGAGACCGCCGCTAGACTTCATAATCTAGGACAATGTTTAGGATTTTATGGAGAGCATATAAATTCTGCAAATTTTGTTATAAACGCTTTAAATTATGGCTTTTCACATAGACAAAAAGCACTTATAGCAACCATTGTAGGATTAAATGGTAAAAAAACTCTAGGAGAATTTGAGAAATTCAGAGATCTTTTACCCGAAGAAGATATTGTAAAATGGCTGAGTTTTATTCTAAATTTTGCCAAGATATTGGATATAAACTGCACGCATAAGAAGCTAAAATTTGAGCTTAAAAGCCAAATGCTTGAAATTAGTGGGGCAAAAGAGCAATTTATGACAAAAGAGAATATTAAAAAGATCGCTAAGCCTGCGACATTTGCAATAAGCTTCGTTAGTTGA